The DNA region CGTACCGTCGACACCAACCCGATTATTCTaaccgaaacttgtagtgctattttgtAGGGTATGAAGATTCCGATAAAGAAGAAAGATCGGGGAGTTGTCACCATCCCTTATACTATTGGAGATAGGTCATTCAACAAAGCTCTTATTGATctaggagctagtgtgagtctcatgccgttatccatttacaagaagcTTGGTATAGGGGTTGTGCAAGATACCAGGATGGCACTCCAATTCGCCGATCATTCGGTCAAGAAACCGTATGGTATTGTTGAAGATGTTCAGGtgaaaattgacaagtttgtatTTCTGGTGGATTTTGTGATTCTtgaaatgccggaagatgaagagatcccTCTCATTCTTGGGAGACCCTTTTTAGAAACGGGAAGGTGCTTGATCAACATAGAAGAAGGGACCATGATGTTGAAGGTTTATGATGAGGAATTGAAAACCGATGTTCGAAACACCATGAGGTACAAGGATGATATATGTACCAGTCATAATATAGAGATTCTGGATCAGGTGATGACATATGATAGTCCTTTGAATGCACCACAATCACCTTTGAAAGAGTGTTAAGTTTGTCCATTTTTGATAGTGATAAAGAAATGGACAACGGGGAATCTGAAGTGCTAGCTTTGTTAGACGCACAACCTCGGTGGAAAGGATCTTGACCAAACCGATGGGAGGATTTAAGCCTACCTCAATCTAGTGAGGAGGATGAAGAGCCTAAGAAGGGAACGGAGTCGAAACAACTTCCTGAGAATCTTAAATATGTCTTTCTCGATTCTA from Lathyrus oleraceus cultivar Zhongwan6 chromosome 1, CAAS_Psat_ZW6_1.0, whole genome shotgun sequence includes:
- the LOC127091910 gene encoding uncharacterized protein LOC127091910, yielding MKIPIKKKDRGVVTIPYTIGDRSFNKALIDLGASVSLMPLSIYKKLGIGVVQDTRMALQFADHSVKKPYGIVEDVQVKIDKFVFLVDFVILEMPEDEEIPLILGRPFLETGRCLINIEEGTMMLKVYDEELKTDVRNTMRYKDDICTSHNIEILDQVMTYDSPLNAPQSPLKEC